One region of Sulfurisphaera ohwakuensis genomic DNA includes:
- a CDS encoding 50S ribosomal protein L15e: MTSSMYNYIEQTWQSDEWKKVLRQRLIEWRKSPAVERIDKPTRLNRARAIGYKAKQGFVVVRVRVRRGGLNKPRPNSGRRPKRMGVYGYSPAKGYRWIAEEKAARKFPNLEVLGSYYVGEDGMYKYYEIIMIDPNHPVIKSDPNLKWLQDPANRKRVFRGLTSAGKKARGLLKSRGLKGTVKHKWKKKEKEREQKKRHEATKYYRLQNYDKLPGK; this comes from the coding sequence ATGACATCATCTATGTATAATTATATAGAACAAACATGGCAGTCTGATGAGTGGAAAAAAGTGTTACGACAAAGATTAATAGAGTGGAGAAAAAGTCCAGCTGTTGAGAGAATAGACAAGCCCACAAGGTTAAATAGAGCTAGAGCAATAGGTTATAAGGCTAAACAAGGTTTCGTTGTGGTCAGAGTTAGAGTAAGAAGAGGAGGACTAAATAAGCCTAGACCAAACAGTGGGAGAAGGCCAAAAAGAATGGGAGTTTATGGTTATTCTCCAGCTAAAGGATATAGATGGATAGCAGAGGAGAAAGCTGCAAGAAAGTTCCCCAATTTAGAGGTCTTAGGTAGTTATTACGTTGGCGAGGATGGAATGTATAAATATTATGAGATTATTATGATTGATCCAAATCACCCCGTAATAAAGTCGGATCCAAACTTAAAGTGGTTACAAGATCCTGCTAATAGAAAGAGAGTATTTAGAGGTCTAACTAGTGCTGGAAAGAAAGCTAGAGGTTTATTAAAGAGTAGAGGACTTAAGGGTACTGTAAAGCATAAGTGGAAGAAAAAAGAAAAAGAAAGAGAACAAAAGAAGAGACATGAAGCAACTAAGTATTATAGGCTTCAAAACTACGATAAATTACCTGGGAAATGA
- a CDS encoding Rpp14/Pop5 family protein, whose amino-acid sequence MVIFSYRTRIIYIKKIKNKRDTRAKRYVIFDIISEDNFEIREIEEAVRNSVKELGGKIWLDLSNPKVIMIYNNRGIISTNRIGYKIIIASLPLIKKIKNKEVLLVPRRTTGSLKRAKRLIGIE is encoded by the coding sequence ATGGTTATTTTCTCATATAGAACTAGAATAATCTATATTAAAAAAATTAAAAATAAGAGGGATACAAGAGCTAAAAGATATGTTATTTTTGATATAATCAGTGAAGATAACTTCGAAATAAGGGAAATTGAAGAAGCAGTGAGAAACTCAGTAAAGGAATTAGGAGGAAAAATTTGGCTAGATCTTTCAAATCCTAAAGTTATTATGATATATAATAATCGTGGTATTATATCTACTAATAGAATAGGCTATAAGATTATTATAGCAAGCTTACCTTTGATAAAAAAGATTAAGAATAAGGAAGTTCTTCTTGTACCTAGAAGAACTACAGGAAGTTTAAAAAGGGCTAAACGATTAATAGGAATTGAGTGA
- a CDS encoding RNase P p30-like protein produces the protein MLIETCILNSALFNYLKKVGYDYFLSEDHLMGHRRISIEAKNSKSIVNFLKSNPKSLVFVKPLSVDALKYSIIDDRISGVILSIENTHIFKKTMLNLIREYEKPVEIQLRHLNSFVLRKFIIWSYKWISVPLISSCASSLGEIWPPLSKINLLVIHGADEEEAIDWIYFSPQRLISKYEHS, from the coding sequence TTGCTAATAGAAACTTGCATACTTAATTCAGCTCTTTTTAACTATCTAAAAAAGGTAGGATATGATTACTTTTTATCAGAGGATCATTTAATGGGACATAGAAGGATAAGTATAGAAGCTAAGAATTCTAAGAGCATTGTAAATTTTCTTAAATCAAATCCTAAGAGTCTAGTGTTTGTAAAACCACTAAGCGTGGATGCGTTGAAATATTCTATTATAGATGATAGAATAAGTGGTGTTATATTATCCATAGAAAATACTCATATATTCAAAAAGACAATGCTCAATTTAATCAGAGAATATGAAAAACCAGTAGAAATCCAATTACGCCACTTAAATTCATTTGTTTTAAGAAAATTTATAATATGGTCCTACAAGTGGATATCTGTCCCTTTAATATCTTCTTGTGCAAGTTCTTTAGGAGAGATCTGGCCTCCTTTGTCTAAAATAAACTTACTAGTTATTCATGGAGCAGACGAAGAAGAGGCGATTGATTGGATTTATTTTTCACCACAAAGACTTATTTCAAAGTATGAACATTCTTAA
- the spn gene encoding bifunctional sugar-1-phosphate nucleotidylyltransferase/acetyltransferase, whose amino-acid sequence MKAFILAAGSGERLEPITHTRPKAFVPILSKPLIEYQIEYLRKCGIRDITVIVSSKNKEYFEKKLKEISIVTQKDDIKGTGAAILSAKFNDEALIIYGDLFFSNEKEICNIITLKENAIIGVKVSNPKDYGVLVLDNQNNLSKIIEKPEIPPSNLINAGIYKLNSDIFTYLDKISISERGELELTDAINLMAKDHRVKVIEYEGYWMDIGKPWNIIDVNKWALDNLVFSQNLGNVEDNVKIKGKVIIEEDAEIKSGTYIEGPVYIGKGSEIGPNSYLRPYTILVEKNKIGASVEVKESVIMEGSKIPHLSYVGDSVIAEDVNFGAGTLIANLRFDEKEVKVNVKGKRISSGRRKLGAFIGGHVRTGINVTILPGVKIGAYARIYPGAVVNRDVGYGEFFKV is encoded by the coding sequence ATGAAGGCATTTATTCTTGCTGCAGGTTCTGGTGAGAGATTAGAACCAATAACGCATACAAGGCCTAAAGCTTTTGTTCCAATTCTCTCAAAGCCGTTAATCGAGTACCAGATAGAGTATTTAAGAAAATGTGGAATCAGGGATATAACTGTAATAGTTTCTTCTAAAAATAAAGAATATTTTGAGAAAAAGCTTAAAGAAATATCTATAGTTACTCAGAAAGATGATATAAAAGGGACAGGTGCGGCTATATTGTCTGCAAAGTTTAACGATGAAGCACTCATAATTTATGGAGATTTATTCTTTTCAAACGAGAAAGAAATATGTAATATAATAACTCTAAAAGAAAATGCAATAATAGGTGTTAAAGTTAGTAATCCAAAAGATTACGGTGTACTTGTATTAGACAATCAGAATAACTTATCTAAAATTATAGAAAAACCAGAGATACCTCCATCAAATCTCATAAACGCTGGTATTTACAAACTCAATTCTGATATTTTTACATATCTAGATAAAATATCTATCTCAGAAAGAGGAGAACTTGAACTTACTGATGCCATAAACCTTATGGCAAAAGATCATAGAGTAAAGGTAATAGAATATGAAGGATATTGGATGGATATAGGAAAACCTTGGAACATAATTGATGTAAATAAATGGGCTTTAGATAATCTTGTATTTAGTCAAAATCTTGGTAATGTTGAAGATAACGTAAAGATAAAAGGAAAAGTTATCATTGAGGAAGACGCAGAAATTAAGTCTGGAACTTACATAGAAGGACCAGTTTATATTGGAAAAGGAAGCGAAATTGGACCAAATTCCTATTTAAGACCTTATACTATACTAGTTGAGAAAAACAAAATAGGAGCATCAGTTGAAGTAAAAGAAAGTGTGATTATGGAAGGATCTAAGATTCCTCACCTTAGCTATGTTGGCGATTCTGTCATTGCAGAAGATGTAAATTTTGGTGCAGGCACTTTAATAGCTAACTTAAGGTTTGACGAAAAAGAAGTTAAGGTTAATGTAAAAGGAAAAAGAATAAGTAGTGGAAGAAGAAAACTAGGGGCATTTATTGGAGGGCATGTTAGAACTGGAATAAACGTTACCATATTGCCTGGCGTAAAAATTGGTGCTTATGCTAGAATATATCCTGGTGCGGTTGTAAACAGAGATGTCGGCTATGGTGAGTTTTTCAAGGTCTAG
- a CDS encoding RNA-binding domain-containing protein — protein sequence MKLSNLSIIIFCHETENKDKILVALGDFFGSILKSSELIETKAEGHYGNSIEIIEYKLSGKNATEVANKIFNSFDYADLILLLSTLDERMEGSKLHLRIDKQRFIAEKKISLKDGDDIIKIIMSFKGKVTEQLKEELKQIANRNLHT from the coding sequence ATGAAACTCTCAAACTTATCTATTATAATTTTTTGTCATGAGACTGAAAATAAAGATAAAATTTTAGTGGCTTTAGGAGATTTTTTTGGAAGTATTTTAAAATCCTCAGAGTTAATAGAAACGAAAGCCGAAGGCCATTATGGTAATTCTATTGAAATCATAGAATATAAACTGAGTGGAAAAAATGCCACTGAGGTTGCAAATAAGATATTTAACTCTTTTGATTATGCTGATTTAATACTTTTATTATCGACATTAGATGAAAGAATGGAAGGAAGTAAACTTCATTTAAGAATAGATAAACAACGATTTATTGCAGAGAAGAAAATTAGCTTAAAAGATGGTGATGATATAATTAAAATAATAATGAGCTTTAAAGGAAAAGTTACGGAGCAACTTAAAGAAGAGTTGAAACAAATTGCTAATAGAAACTTGCATACTTAA
- a CDS encoding HemK2/MTQ2 family protein methyltransferase: MSSFRIIEYNKYKICLNDETYEPSDDTGLLLDIIKINKGEKVIDIGTGTGILGLHSLFQGAKEVIFVDINPFATEATLCTLRMYPFTSYHILNCDLMECFRYNVNFDVAIFNPPYLPYEEYNRWIEYSWSGGKTGVDVLVRFLRIVKAKRIYTLYSSLDDEDYLQEIINKLKYRISLRKEKTIGFETLYALEIYNDKIGDS, translated from the coding sequence ATGTCAAGTTTTAGAATTATTGAATATAATAAGTACAAAATATGTCTAAATGATGAAACTTATGAACCATCAGATGATACCGGATTATTATTAGATATAATAAAGATAAATAAAGGAGAGAAAGTAATTGATATTGGAACTGGAACTGGAATTTTGGGTTTACATTCCCTATTTCAAGGAGCGAAAGAGGTTATTTTTGTAGATATAAATCCATTTGCTACAGAAGCTACATTATGCACTTTAAGAATGTATCCATTTACATCGTATCATATTTTAAATTGTGATTTAATGGAATGCTTTCGATATAATGTAAATTTTGATGTAGCTATTTTTAATCCTCCATATTTACCTTATGAAGAATACAATAGATGGATCGAATATAGTTGGTCGGGTGGTAAAACTGGAGTAGATGTACTAGTAAGGTTCTTGAGAATTGTTAAAGCAAAAAGGATCTATACACTATATTCTTCTTTGGATGATGAGGACTATTTGCAAGAAATCATTAACAAATTAAAATATAGAATTTCATTAAGAAAAGAGAAAACTATAGGTTTTGAAACCCTTTATGCTTTAGAGATATATAATGATAAGATTGGTGATAGTTGA
- the rrp41 gene encoding exosome complex exonuclease Rrp41 — protein MIQLQKPRLILDNGLRLDGRRPDEMRPIKIELGVLKNADGSAIFEMGNTKVIAAVYGPKEMHPRHLALPDRAVLRVRYHMTPFSTDERKNPAPSRREIELSKVIREALESTILVELFPRTVIDVFMEVLQADAGTRLVSLMAASMALADAGIPMRDLIAGVAVGKADGVLVLDLNEPEDMWGEADMPVAMMPSLKQVALLQLNGNMTPQEFRQALEMAQKGIETIYNLEKEAIRSKYAELKEE, from the coding sequence ATGATTCAGCTACAAAAACCGAGGCTAATACTTGATAATGGACTACGATTAGACGGTAGAAGGCCAGATGAAATGAGACCTATAAAGATAGAATTGGGCGTTTTGAAGAATGCTGACGGCTCAGCAATATTCGAAATGGGAAATACAAAAGTTATTGCAGCAGTTTATGGCCCAAAAGAAATGCATCCTAGACATTTAGCTTTGCCAGATAGAGCCGTATTAAGAGTTAGATACCATATGACTCCTTTCTCTACTGATGAAAGAAAAAATCCTGCTCCTAGTCGAAGAGAAATAGAACTGTCTAAAGTAATAAGGGAAGCATTAGAATCAACAATCTTAGTAGAATTATTTCCAAGAACTGTTATAGATGTATTCATGGAAGTTTTACAAGCAGATGCAGGAACAAGATTAGTTTCTTTAATGGCTGCATCTATGGCTTTGGCTGATGCAGGAATTCCTATGAGAGACTTAATAGCTGGTGTAGCAGTAGGAAAAGCGGATGGAGTTTTAGTATTAGATTTAAACGAGCCAGAAGATATGTGGGGAGAAGCTGATATGCCAGTAGCTATGATGCCGTCACTTAAGCAAGTTGCGTTACTTCAACTAAATGGAAATATGACACCTCAAGAGTTTAGACAAGCATTAGAGATGGCTCAAAAAGGAATTGAAACAATATATAATTTAGAAAAAGAAGCCATTAGGAGCAAATATGCAGAATTAAAGGAGGAATAA
- the rrp4 gene encoding exosome complex RNA-binding protein Rrp4 produces MSNSKIYFEDRSIVTPGDLIAEGDFQIPWSPYYYKIGNKYYSSITGLIEVKENLFEIVPLEGHRYIPKVGDTVIGLIEDVEIYGWVLDIKSPYSAYLPASSFLGRPVSPGEDLRRYLNLGDYVIAKIETYDRTINPILSIKGKGLGRVSSGIVIDIPPVKVPRVIGKNRSMLDTLTSETGCEILVAQNGRILANCATKMIEEALVEAIQIIEKESHIKGLTEKIRKFLREKLGETKNDSATKTEANT; encoded by the coding sequence ATGTCTAATAGTAAGATATATTTTGAGGATAGAAGCATAGTCACTCCTGGAGATTTAATTGCCGAAGGAGACTTTCAAATACCATGGTCACCATATTATTATAAGATAGGAAATAAATATTATTCGTCCATAACAGGTTTAATAGAAGTTAAGGAAAATTTATTTGAGATAGTTCCATTAGAAGGACATAGATATATCCCGAAAGTTGGTGATACAGTTATTGGATTAATAGAAGATGTTGAAATTTATGGATGGGTTCTGGATATAAAATCACCTTATTCTGCATACTTACCAGCTTCTTCATTCTTAGGTAGGCCAGTTAGCCCCGGAGAGGACTTGCGTAGATACCTTAATTTGGGAGATTACGTAATTGCTAAAATAGAAACCTATGATAGAACGATAAATCCTATTTTATCTATAAAAGGGAAAGGTTTAGGAAGAGTATCTAGCGGAATCGTAATTGATATACCTCCAGTAAAAGTCCCGAGAGTAATCGGGAAAAACAGAAGCATGCTTGACACATTAACTAGCGAAACAGGCTGTGAAATTCTTGTTGCTCAAAATGGAAGAATACTAGCTAATTGTGCTACTAAGATGATTGAAGAAGCTTTAGTTGAAGCTATTCAGATTATAGAAAAAGAATCTCATATAAAAGGACTAACGGAAAAAATAAGAAAGTTTTTGAGAGAAAAATTAGGTGAGACAAAAAATGATTCAGCTACAAAAACCGAGGCTAATACTTGA
- the rrp42 gene encoding exosome complex protein Rrp42, translated as MSITPSNQNITSLLKKESILNALERGIRLDGRKNSDYRPISITLNYAKKAEGSALVKLGDTMVLAGVKLEEEEPFPDTPNQGNLVVNVELLPLAYETFEPGPPDENAIELARVVDRSLRDSKAVDLSKLVIIPGKKVWTAWVDVYVLDYGGNVLDACTLAAVAALYNTKLPKVEIEGDNVKIIKEEKTDVTPIAYPVVTVTVAKIGKYLVVDPSLDEESIADVKISFSYVQDGRIVGMQKSNFGSLSLQEVDVAESLARSASQKLFEELKKQINM; from the coding sequence ATGTCAATCACGCCTTCTAATCAAAACATAACTTCCTTGCTTAAAAAAGAAAGTATATTAAACGCATTAGAAAGAGGTATTAGATTAGATGGAAGAAAGAATAGTGATTATAGACCAATTTCTATTACACTCAATTATGCTAAAAAAGCCGAAGGTTCAGCTTTGGTAAAACTAGGAGATACAATGGTTTTAGCCGGTGTAAAATTAGAGGAGGAAGAACCGTTTCCAGATACCCCAAACCAAGGAAACTTAGTAGTTAACGTAGAACTCCTTCCTTTAGCTTACGAGACATTTGAGCCAGGACCACCAGATGAAAATGCTATAGAATTAGCTAGAGTTGTGGATAGAAGCCTTAGAGATTCAAAAGCAGTTGATCTATCTAAATTAGTTATTATACCAGGTAAAAAAGTATGGACTGCATGGGTTGATGTATATGTTCTTGATTATGGAGGAAATGTATTAGATGCTTGTACTTTAGCAGCAGTTGCGGCTCTATATAATACTAAACTTCCTAAAGTTGAAATAGAAGGAGATAATGTAAAAATAATAAAAGAGGAAAAAACTGATGTAACTCCAATTGCTTATCCAGTAGTCACTGTTACTGTTGCTAAAATAGGTAAGTATCTTGTTGTAGATCCAAGTTTAGATGAAGAAAGCATTGCAGATGTAAAAATCTCATTCTCTTACGTACAAGATGGTAGAATAGTAGGAATGCAAAAGAGTAATTTTGGAAGCTTAAGCTTACAAGAAGTAGATGTTGCAGAAAGTTTAGCAA
- a CDS encoding ribosome assembly factor SBDS produces the protein MTKKEEYVIARYEHGGERFEILVKPKEANELKSGKSISLSDVVVSDEIYKDVKKGLKASPSALKKVFGTTDFEEIARQIILKGEIQVTAEQRKEMIENKKKQIIDYISRNAIDPKTHLPIPRTRIEMAMEQARVQIDPNKDVEGQALQIIKEIAKVIPIKVAKALIEIKVDPKHSSKVKSQLHNLGEVKKTNWLGDGTLIAELEIPAGMQQEVIDKLNSLTKGEVEVKILQVK, from the coding sequence ATGACCAAGAAAGAAGAATATGTTATCGCTAGATATGAGCATGGTGGTGAAAGATTTGAAATACTAGTAAAACCTAAAGAAGCTAACGAATTAAAAAGTGGGAAAAGTATAAGTTTGTCTGATGTTGTTGTATCCGATGAAATATATAAGGATGTAAAAAAAGGGCTTAAAGCGTCTCCTTCAGCTTTAAAAAAAGTTTTTGGAACCACTGACTTTGAGGAAATCGCACGACAAATAATTCTTAAAGGAGAAATTCAAGTGACTGCAGAGCAAAGGAAAGAAATGATAGAGAATAAAAAGAAACAAATAATAGATTATATTTCAAGAAACGCTATAGATCCTAAAACTCATTTACCTATACCTAGAACTCGAATTGAAATGGCAATGGAGCAAGCTAGAGTCCAAATAGATCCTAATAAAGATGTAGAGGGACAAGCATTGCAAATAATAAAAGAAATAGCTAAAGTGATTCCTATAAAAGTTGCTAAAGCGTTAATAGAAATAAAAGTTGATCCAAAACATAGTTCGAAAGTAAAGTCACAACTCCATAATTTGGGTGAAGTAAAGAAGACTAATTGGCTAGGTGATGGCACTTTAATAGCTGAATTAGAAATCCCAGCAGGAATGCAACAGGAAGTTATAGATAAGTTAAATTCTCTGACTAAAGGAGAAGTTGAAGTAAAGATTCTTCAAGTGAAGTGA
- a CDS encoding redox-regulated ATPase YchF translates to MITIGLIGKTNVGKSTFFSAATLIDVPIANRPFVTIEPNVGIAYVKKKCVHVEFGVKCNPKNSICIGDYRFIPVKLVDVAGLIPGAHEGRGLGNKFLDDLRKADVLIHVIDASGSTNEEGIPVAPGSRDPEEDISFIEKEIEEWFYSIISKDWQKFARTVDLSNKDPIDELLSKLSGLSINKYHIIETLRETKLENLKLMQWSEEDLRNFARKLREISKPIVIAANKADIPESRKFIEKLKRKYNYVIPTSAEAELALRKASKAGIIEYIPGEKDFKILKELNPKQKEALDYIKKNVLEIYGSTGVQEALNTAVFGALSMIVVYPVEDEKKLTDHNGNTLPDAILIKKGSSPKDLASVIHSELAKGFLFAINVKKKVRVGEEYQLQDGDVIKIVSSTARP, encoded by the coding sequence ATGATAACTATTGGTTTAATTGGAAAAACCAATGTAGGTAAAAGCACATTTTTCTCTGCAGCTACATTAATAGACGTACCTATTGCAAATAGACCATTTGTAACTATAGAGCCAAATGTAGGAATAGCATATGTAAAGAAGAAATGTGTTCATGTAGAGTTTGGCGTAAAATGTAATCCTAAAAATTCTATATGTATAGGAGATTATAGGTTTATTCCAGTAAAACTGGTTGATGTAGCTGGTTTAATTCCTGGTGCACATGAAGGAAGAGGGCTTGGAAATAAATTTCTAGATGATTTAAGGAAAGCTGATGTTTTGATTCATGTAATAGATGCTAGTGGTTCTACTAATGAAGAAGGAATACCTGTAGCACCTGGCTCAAGAGACCCAGAAGAAGATATATCTTTTATAGAGAAGGAAATTGAAGAATGGTTCTATTCAATTATAAGTAAAGATTGGCAGAAGTTTGCAAGGACGGTAGATCTTTCAAATAAAGATCCAATAGACGAATTATTATCAAAACTCTCTGGATTATCTATTAATAAATATCATATAATAGAAACATTAAGGGAAACTAAACTAGAAAATTTAAAATTGATGCAATGGAGTGAAGAAGATTTAAGAAACTTTGCGAGAAAGTTAAGAGAAATATCAAAGCCCATAGTTATAGCGGCTAATAAGGCCGATATTCCAGAGTCAAGAAAATTTATCGAGAAGTTAAAGCGAAAATATAATTATGTTATTCCTACTAGTGCTGAGGCAGAACTAGCTCTCAGAAAAGCAAGTAAAGCGGGAATTATAGAATATATTCCAGGAGAGAAAGATTTTAAGATATTAAAGGAGTTAAATCCTAAACAGAAAGAAGCATTGGATTATATAAAGAAAAATGTACTAGAAATTTACGGAAGCACGGGTGTTCAAGAAGCACTAAATACGGCTGTATTTGGTGCTTTATCTATGATAGTCGTATATCCCGTGGAAGATGAAAAGAAGTTAACTGATCATAATGGTAATACATTACCCGATGCAATCTTAATAAAGAAAGGATCTTCGCCCAAGGACTTGGCAAGTGTTATTCATTCTGAATTGGCCAAAGGTTTTCTCTTTGCGATAAACGTTAAAAAGAAAGTAAGAGTAGGTGAGGAATATCAATTACAAGATGGGGATGTAATAAAAATAGTGTCATCAACTGCTAGACCTTGA
- the trmJ gene encoding tRNA (cytidine-2'-O-)-methyltransferase TrmJ, translating into MIRLVIVEPEGSYNLGFISRLAKNFLVDELYIVNPHCDLEEAKKFSAKGLEYLEKAKIVNNFDEAIKDVELKIATSSIADIKGDILRKSIRPWELPRIIEGKKVALIFGRESVGLTREEIAKSDLLLFIPGNPEYPVLNLSHAVGIVLYEIWKSRGENKPVISGEAISLIDKYSRDLVNLIKSNEGDEAMYIALKRALIKGIGDEEEARTIIRLLRKLYIKLTRKIE; encoded by the coding sequence ATGATAAGATTGGTGATAGTTGAACCAGAAGGATCATATAATTTAGGATTCATTAGTAGATTAGCAAAAAATTTTCTAGTAGATGAATTATATATAGTCAATCCGCATTGTGACTTAGAAGAAGCAAAAAAATTTTCTGCCAAAGGTTTAGAATACTTAGAAAAGGCAAAAATAGTAAATAACTTTGATGAAGCAATAAAAGATGTTGAACTTAAAATTGCTACTTCTAGTATAGCTGATATAAAAGGAGATATATTAAGAAAATCAATTAGACCTTGGGAATTACCTAGAATAATAGAAGGAAAAAAAGTAGCGCTGATATTTGGTAGAGAGAGTGTAGGCCTTACTAGGGAAGAGATAGCCAAATCCGATTTACTCTTATTTATTCCTGGAAACCCGGAATACCCTGTCCTTAATTTATCTCATGCTGTTGGTATAGTGCTTTACGAAATATGGAAAAGCCGAGGTGAAAATAAACCAGTTATTAGCGGAGAGGCTATATCGCTTATTGATAAATACTCCAGAGATTTAGTAAACTTGATAAAAAGTAACGAAGGAGATGAAGCTATGTATATAGCATTAAAAAGAGCCCTAATTAAAGGAATCGGTGATGAGGAAGAGGCAAGAACGATTATAAGGTTACTAAGAAAGTTATACATTAAATTAACGAGGAAAATAGAGTAG
- the psmA gene encoding archaeal proteasome endopeptidase complex subunit alpha codes for MAFGPAAMGYDRAITIFSPDGSLYQVDYAFEAVKKGWTTLGVKTKAGVVLIGEKRKATQLLDVDSIEKVFILDDHVGCSFAGLASDGRILIDYARSQALQHRLIYDEPINIDYLTKLVSDVKQMYTQHGGVRPFGVALIIGGIDRGKTPKLLMTEPSGQFMPYYAVAIGQGGYTATEYFEKNYREDLNMQDTILLGIRALASTLKPGEKLAPSNIEVGFADVDSGMFRKMSFEERASILQKL; via the coding sequence TTGGCATTTGGACCGGCAGCAATGGGATATGATAGAGCTATAACAATATTTTCTCCAGATGGATCATTATATCAAGTAGATTATGCCTTTGAGGCAGTAAAGAAAGGTTGGACTACTTTAGGGGTAAAAACAAAAGCTGGAGTTGTTCTCATTGGAGAAAAAAGAAAAGCCACCCAACTTCTTGATGTTGATAGCATAGAAAAAGTCTTTATCCTTGATGACCATGTAGGATGTAGCTTTGCTGGATTAGCCTCAGACGGAAGAATATTAATTGATTATGCTAGATCTCAAGCACTTCAGCATAGGTTAATATATGATGAACCTATCAATATTGACTATCTTACAAAATTAGTTTCAGATGTAAAACAAATGTATACCCAACACGGTGGAGTAAGACCCTTTGGTGTTGCTTTAATTATAGGTGGTATTGATAGAGGAAAAACTCCAAAATTATTAATGACAGAGCCAAGCGGTCAGTTTATGCCTTACTATGCTGTAGCTATTGGACAAGGTGGATATACCGCAACAGAATACTTTGAGAAAAACTATAGAGAAGATCTCAATATGCAAGATACAATATTACTAGGAATTAGAGCCTTAGCGTCTACTCTTAAACCCGGAGAAAAACTTGCACCTTCTAATATTGAAGTTGGATTTGCAGATGTAGATTCCGGAATGTTTAGAAAGATGAGTTTCGAAGAAAGAGCATCAATATTACAAAAATTATAA
- a CDS encoding 30S ribosomal protein S3ae: MSSKTAIKDKWKLKKWFTIVAPKTFGEVVLGTTPAFDANQALNRKVETTLYDLTGDYSLVYVHLYFRVIGVEGDRLLTRFAGHELSRDYIRSLVRRKSSKIDAITDVTTKDGYVLRVKGLALTTYRAHRSQKTEIRKIIWNILSTRASETTFDGFVQDIVFGKLSNDIFQQAKKIYPLRKVEVEKTKLLKAPA; encoded by the coding sequence ATGTCGTCAAAGACAGCAATTAAGGACAAGTGGAAATTGAAGAAATGGTTTACAATAGTTGCACCTAAAACTTTTGGAGAAGTAGTTTTAGGTACAACACCAGCATTTGATGCTAACCAAGCTTTAAACAGAAAAGTAGAAACTACACTTTATGATCTAACTGGAGATTATAGTTTAGTGTATGTACACTTATACTTTAGGGTAATAGGGGTTGAAGGAGATAGATTATTAACAAGATTTGCTGGTCATGAACTCTCAAGGGATTATATCAGGTCATTAGTTAGAAGAAAAAGTTCAAAAATAGATGCTATTACTGATGTAACAACAAAGGATGGTTATGTATTAAGAGTTAAAGGATTAGCATTAACCACTTATAGAGCACATAGGTCGCAAAAGACAGAGATTAGAAAAATAATTTGGAATATTCTTTCAACTAGAGCATCTGAAACTACGTTTGATGGGTTTGTACAAGACATTGTATTTGGAAAACTTTCCAACGATATTTTCCAGCAAGCTAAAAAAATCTATCCCTTAAGAAAAGTAGAAGTAGAAAAAACCAAACTATTAAAAGCACCAGCTTGA